The following DNA comes from Thermoleophilia bacterium.
TCTCATCGAGGACAGCCATGTTGGCCGTCCTGGTTCTGCTGCTCCTGCCGGCCGCTTCGGTTCAGGCGCACAAAGCCTCTTCCCACGACTTCGAATCGATCCCCGAATCGATTGTGCCCCCGGCACTCGGTGCGGGGATCAAGTTCGAGATGATCGACAAGGATTCCCGGATCCGCCTGCGGAACGACAGCGGCCGGGAGCTGGTCGTTAAAGGCTACGACGGCGAACCCTACGCCCGGCTGGATCCGGATGGCGCCGTCTACCTGAACTCACGCTCGCCGGCCTTCTACCTGAACCGGGACCGCTACGCCCGCACCCCGGTCGATCCGTCAGCGGATCCGTCAGCGCCCCCGAAGTGGGTCCGTCAAGCGGTTGAGGGTGAGTTAACCTGGTTCGACAAGCGCAGTCATCTGCTGAAAACCGGCGTCCTGCCCGGCATCGAGAACACCGCGGCGCCGCAGGCCGTACGGGATTACAGCATCCCTCTGGAGGTCGACGGGCAGCCGGCTGAACTCAAGGGAACTCTCTACTGGTCCGGCAGGAGTGAGTTTCCGATGGGCATCGTCGCCGGCCTGCTGGTCGCCACATTCATCTGCGCCATGCTCGGGGTTTTCGCCATCGAGGCGGTCCGCCGGACCCCCGAAGAATCGCCCGGGTCTCGCGGGACATGAATTTCTCAGGCCGGGTTCTCCGCGACTAGATGTCGTCGCTGAGGGACGGGTCGCCGACGGTTCCTTCGTCGTCCCAGTCGGCGGTCTTGCCGAGTCCGGCACCCTTGACCACTTTGAGGCCGAGTAACGCGCACTTCATCCGGGTGGCGGAAATGTCGATGCCGAGCAGGTCGAGCACGAATTCCTTGGGCAGCGTGATCAGCTCGTCGCGGGTCTTTCCGGCCAGCTCATCGGTGAGCATCGAGGTGGCCGCGGTCGAGATCGCGCAACCCTTGCCGTCGAACTTGACTTCGGCGACCTTGCCCTCGTCATCGAGCTTGATCGTCACGTGCTGCTCGTCGCCGCAGAACGGATTGGTGTCCTCGAATTCCAGATCGGGATCGTCAATGACGCCAAAATTCTGCGGCCGTTTGTAGTGCTCGAGGATCTGTTCGCGGTAAAGCTCTTCCATGCAAATGAGCGTAGCTGAACGGATTTCCGGGCAACTTGCCATGCTTGAACCGATGATTCCCTTCGAGACCTTCGACCGCGACTCGATCTCCAACTACGAAGCCAAGCTGGCGGTTGCCCGGAGTCTGGCGGCGACCGCTGAATGTGGCCAGGTGATCGGGGCCGGCTCCGGCAGCACGTCCTTCCTCGCGATCCACGCGATTGCCGAGCGCGCGAGGGCCGGCGAGCTCGACGACATGACCCTGATCCCCACCTCGATCGAGGTCCAGCTGACGATCGCCAACCTCGGCCTGCGAGTCGGCGACCTCGCCGCCGACACGCCCCAGTGGCTCTTCGATGGTGCCGACGAGGTCGACCCCGATGGAAGCCTCATCAAGGGGAGAGGCGGGGCACTCTTCCGCGAGAAGATGCTCTTCCGGGCCACGACTGACCGCCGCGTGATCGTCGACGATTCGAAGAGAGTCGAAAAGCTCGGCTCGAAGTTCGCAATTCCGGTCGAAGTAGTGCCGCTGGCGTTGCCGGTGGTCCTGCCCGAGCTCGAGAAGCTCGGTCCCTCGGATTTCGAGATCCGCAAGGCAACGGGTAAGGACGGGCCGGTGATCACCGAACTCGGAAACGTGATCGTCGATTGCCGTTTCGACGGAATCGCCTCTGACCTCGAGGTTAGGATCAAACAGATCACAGGAGTGATCGAGTCCGGACTGTTCCAGGGCTACGAATCCACGTTGATTGGAGCTTGATCCAGATGAAGCGAGTGCGGTGGTGCATGGTTGCCTTTGTTACTGCGGCAGTGGTCGCTTCGAGCCCGACCGCGGCGTCAGCGGCCGCCCATAAGTGCGGCAAGACGAGCGGCAACCGGGTCTATTCTCTGAATACGAACTGCAACAGGGCGATGTCCGCCACCCACGGGCTGCCGAACAAGTGGACCGCCTCGAGCGCGCAGGTCAAGATCGGCGGTCGGCTCACGAGCGTCGTGGTCCTGTACCCGCTCGCCAAGACGTCCGGCGTATTCCGAGCGATCAAACGCCCGGCAGCATCAGTGCGAAAACTGTTCAAGCGCCGAAAGCTCCACGGTACGCCAGTGGTCTGGTACGCCCTCGGCTAGAGCCAGGGACGAGTCGGGACTGCGAGTGCTGGAGATCAGATTCCTGGACTCATGGTTCGCAGGCCTGCCAGCCGGGCCACCGCCGCTTGGCGTTCGTCGTAAGTGACAAAGGCTTCAACCGGGCTGAGGTCAATGGCAGATGCCACGTGTACCGCGTCCAGAGTCCGAAGAGCAGGCTCGGTAATTGCTCCGGCGCCCGCAAGGATATGGCGGTCCACCACCCGTAGTGCGACGGTCTCGATCACCTCGCCAGCTCGTTCCATCAGGTGGTCGAGTGGCAATGCGGGATCGATTGAAGCGGCCCGATGAACCGCCCTGGGGACTTCAGCGAGAACCAGCTCACTGCTGACCAGGTCAGCCCCGGAAAGATACGCACGCAATACATCCGACCCGGCTTCTTGGCGGACGAGTTTTAACAAGGCCGATGAGTCTGCGTAGAACA
Coding sequences within:
- the rpiA gene encoding ribose 5-phosphate isomerase A, with the protein product MLEPMIPFETFDRDSISNYEAKLAVARSLAATAECGQVIGAGSGSTSFLAIHAIAERARAGELDDMTLIPTSIEVQLTIANLGLRVGDLAADTPQWLFDGADEVDPDGSLIKGRGGALFREKMLFRATTDRRVIVDDSKRVEKLGSKFAIPVEVVPLALPVVLPELEKLGPSDFEIRKATGKDGPVITELGNVIVDCRFDGIASDLEVRIKQITGVIESGLFQGYESTLIGA
- a CDS encoding type II toxin-antitoxin system VapC family toxin, which encodes MFYADSSALLKLVRQEAGSDVLRAYLSGADLVSSELVLAEVPRAVHRAASIDPALPLDHLMERAGEVIETVALRVVDRHILAGAGAITEPALRTLDAVHVASAIDLSPVEAFVTYDERQAAVARLAGLRTMSPGI
- a CDS encoding iron-sulfur cluster assembly scaffold protein; the encoded protein is MEELYREQILEHYKRPQNFGVIDDPDLEFEDTNPFCGDEQHVTIKLDDEGKVAEVKFDGKGCAISTAATSMLTDELAGKTRDELITLPKEFVLDLLGIDISATRMKCALLGLKVVKGAGLGKTADWDDEGTVGDPSLSDDI